The Psychroflexus sp. ALD_RP9 region ATGAGCAAAATCCCTCCGACGTATTCACCAACCACAAACTGCCAACCCAAAAAGATGGAAATCACGATTCCGAGTTCTATCACCAAGTTGGTTGAAGCCAACAAGAACGCCATAGACGACACAAAACTTGCTCCTTTTTGGAAAAGCGATTTGGTAGTCGCTAAAGCAGAAAAACTACACGAACTGCTGATAAAGCCAAAGAAAGTTCCAAAAAGCACAGATTTGGCATCGGATTCTCCCATGGTTTTTTGCATGTTCTTTTTGGTCACAAAAACTTGAATAAGACTACTTAAAGCATAACCTAAGATGAATGCCCAAAGTGCCATCCAGAAAAATCCTAAGGCCGTATTGGCCGCATTTCCCCAATTTTCTAAGAAGTTATCGATGTTCATTATTCTGAATTTGATGTGAGGTAACTTAAAGTTTCATTTGTTTTTTGAAGTTTCGCCAAAGTTTTAGCACATTGTTTTTCATAAAGCAAACGTTCTTCATGTAGACGTAGTACTTCTTCAATTTCCATGGAGGCGTTGGCTAATGCGGTTTCTGAGAGTTGCAAAATATCTTCCAAACGCAAGAGTTGCTGCTCATATAAATCCAAAAGACTATAGAGTTCATCGCGTTGGTATTGAGCGACTTGAATTTCAGTTTCCAAGCGGGTTTCTTCATTTTCAAATTGAAATTGAAGCGACTCTCCTTGAAGTGAAGTTGCCTTTTTTCTGGACTTATTTTTCTTACCAAAAATGGGTAAGCTTACCGAAATCATTGGCATAACAGCGTCTTGGCCAGCATTGGCAGTTGCCAAACTGCCGTCTTGAATAATAACATAATCTAAACCTATACCAAATTGAGGTAGAGCTTGCTTTTGGGCTAAAAGCCGCTTTGATTGATTAGATGCTTGTAAATTACGAATGGCTTTCAATCGCGGATGATTACTGGAAATAGAATCCGTTTCTACGATTTCTTTTTGCTCCAAAATTTGTTTTGGATTTGAAATGAGAATGGGTGTTTTCAACGGTCGATTCATCAATTGATTGAGTTGTGCAACCATTGCAGCGTCTTGGTCTTTCAGTACTTGAAG contains the following coding sequences:
- a CDS encoding TolC family protein; amino-acid sequence: MFKTFYIKSKSISTQLVFVGVLLCFGFNLKAQTLDELKTISAENNLELKAQFKAFESQLEGVTQAKSWQDPNLSFGYFISPIETRVGPQIARFSLTQMLPWFGTYKAKGDIASYRAEAEFEKFQNQKLKLYLDVAEKYFDLSALRHITELEAEQLQILEDLKSIVESNYENNKANLVDILRVELQIDKQANVLQVLKDQDAAMVAQLNQLMNRPLKTPILISNPKQILEQKEIVETDSISSNHPRLKAIRNLQASNQSKRLLAQKQALPQFGIGLDYVIIQDGSLATANAGQDAVMPMISVSLPIFGKKNKSRKKATSLQGESLQFQFENEETRLETEIQVAQYQRDELYSLLDLYEQQLLRLEDILQLSETALANASMEIEEVLRLHEERLLYEKQCAKTLAKLQKTNETLSYLTSNSE